A section of the Sphingomonas ginsenosidivorax genome encodes:
- a CDS encoding ABC transporter permease has protein sequence MTRLVDIRLQRGTRLLLGALPIVVLLLVYLLASEARHLENPADKVLPTFSAMADAIRAFTTDRDPNTDQIILVADTLASLYRLGIGLAIATVTALVLGLLLGVMPLARAILGPTIAVIAVIPPVAVLPILFIVLGLDEASKIALIAIGIAPFMTRDLTNFVAGLPAEQFTKAQTLGANSWQMTIRVALPQLLPRLIEALRLSMGPAWVFLITAEAVASDVGLGYRIFLVRRYFAMDIILPYVAWISLLAITADALLLWISRRGFPWAHGAGR, from the coding sequence GTGACGCGGCTGGTCGATATCCGGCTCCAGCGCGGCACGAGGCTGTTGCTGGGTGCGCTGCCGATCGTCGTGCTGCTGCTCGTCTACCTGCTCGCGTCCGAAGCGCGCCATCTCGAGAACCCGGCCGACAAGGTGCTGCCGACCTTCTCGGCGATGGCCGACGCGATCCGCGCGTTCACGACGGATCGCGATCCGAACACCGACCAGATCATCCTTGTCGCCGATACGCTCGCGAGCCTCTATCGCCTCGGCATCGGGCTTGCGATCGCGACCGTGACCGCGCTGGTGCTCGGGCTCCTGCTCGGTGTCATGCCGCTCGCCCGTGCGATCCTCGGGCCGACCATCGCGGTGATCGCCGTCATCCCGCCCGTCGCGGTACTGCCGATCCTGTTCATCGTGCTGGGCCTCGACGAGGCGTCCAAGATCGCGCTGATCGCGATCGGCATCGCGCCGTTCATGACGCGCGACCTGACCAACTTCGTCGCCGGCCTCCCCGCCGAGCAGTTCACCAAGGCGCAAACGCTGGGCGCGAACAGCTGGCAGATGACGATCCGCGTCGCGCTGCCCCAGCTGTTGCCCCGGCTGATCGAGGCGCTGCGGCTCTCGATGGGCCCCGCCTGGGTGTTCCTGATCACCGCGGAGGCGGTCGCGTCCGATGTCGGGCTCGGCTACCGCATCTTCCTGGTCCGCCGCTATTTCGCGATGGACATCATCCTCCCCTACGTCGCGTGGATCTCGCTGCTCGCGATCACGGCGGATGCGCTGCTGCTGTGGATCAGCCGGCGCGGCTTCCCCTGGGCGCACGGGGCCGGCCGATGA
- a CDS encoding NAD(P)(+) transhydrogenase (Re/Si-specific) subunit beta, with the protein MPTSSEFRRLHRRAGIDRFAGLPPQFERVDRDWLFRRYGHGPAIRVSDDEYAAFMRNGVRAIVLHGVALVAFGALAWLLLERLLPGAGNASHAIVFGVALSLVAFALYGSLRHHADAPTRALAHRPPELPARDPDASMQPEYSTIVVLVLFLLFMAAIGTQQPAGFYIVFAVVAVMLGVFLAIRRQRFDRILTVVQRERVRDQRVAAREAERARRQQPEPLWKGALLLVFVAIELVLLFGGILLGVGIAQKIAGQTSADASFGVFILGFIPGLAFGGLLFWPLERLCKRWTGYSAVHAFDWIPPSW; encoded by the coding sequence ATGCCGACCTCGTCCGAGTTCCGCCGCCTGCATCGCCGTGCCGGCATCGACCGGTTCGCCGGGCTGCCCCCGCAGTTCGAACGCGTCGACCGCGACTGGCTGTTCCGTCGCTACGGCCATGGTCCCGCGATCCGCGTGTCCGACGACGAATATGCCGCGTTCATGCGCAACGGCGTGCGCGCGATCGTCCTGCACGGCGTCGCGCTGGTCGCGTTCGGCGCCCTGGCCTGGCTGCTGCTCGAACGCCTGCTGCCGGGGGCGGGCAATGCCTCCCACGCGATCGTCTTCGGCGTTGCCCTGTCGCTGGTCGCCTTTGCCCTCTACGGCTCGCTCCGCCATCACGCCGACGCCCCGACGCGGGCGCTGGCACATCGGCCGCCCGAACTGCCGGCACGCGATCCCGACGCGTCGATGCAGCCCGAGTATTCGACGATCGTCGTCCTCGTGCTGTTCCTGCTGTTCATGGCCGCGATCGGCACGCAGCAGCCCGCGGGCTTCTACATCGTCTTTGCCGTCGTCGCGGTCATGCTGGGCGTCTTTCTCGCGATCCGGCGCCAGCGCTTCGATCGTATCCTGACCGTGGTCCAGCGCGAACGCGTCCGCGACCAGCGGGTAGCCGCGCGCGAGGCGGAGCGGGCACGTCGCCAGCAGCCCGAGCCGCTGTGGAAAGGCGCGCTGCTGCTCGTCTTCGTCGCGATCGAGCTTGTGCTGCTGTTCGGCGGCATCCTGCTCGGCGTCGGCATCGCGCAGAAGATCGCAGGCCAGACCTCCGCGGATGCGAGCTTCGGCGTCTTCATACTCGGCTTCATCCCGGGCCTGGCATTTGGCGGCCTGCTCTTCTGGCCGCTGGAGCGCCTGTGCAAACGCTGGACCGGCTATTCCGCGGTCCACGCCTTCGACTGGATCCCGCCGAGCTGGTGA
- a CDS encoding DUF5991 domain-containing protein produces MLKTITSLAALGAAALLAAAPASAAPLSGWYGKFVWEEALGRIGGEGRDGVAIFVTHTLTLGPSAGSTGCRIDAEGYQTDRHWKCTATPEMGTVIIKLFKLRPTDPGRGVSGTRLFRITRGESGLVTRLESYDATSDTSPRSGRLFSRVG; encoded by the coding sequence ATGTTGAAGACGATCACCTCGCTCGCCGCGCTCGGCGCTGCCGCCCTCCTCGCCGCCGCGCCGGCGTCGGCGGCCCCGCTTTCCGGCTGGTACGGCAAGTTCGTATGGGAAGAGGCGCTCGGCCGGATCGGCGGCGAGGGCCGCGACGGGGTCGCGATCTTCGTGACGCATACCTTGACGCTCGGGCCCAGCGCCGGTTCGACCGGCTGCCGCATCGACGCCGAGGGATACCAGACCGATCGACACTGGAAATGCACCGCCACGCCCGAAATGGGTACGGTCATCATCAAGCTGTTCAAGCTGCGTCCGACCGATCCCGGCCGCGGCGTGTCGGGCACCCGCCTCTTCCGTATCACGCGGGGCGAGAGCGGGCTGGTGACTCGGCTGGAAAGCTATGACGCGACCAGCGACACCAGCCCCCGCAGCGGACGCCTTTTCAGCCGCGTCGGCTGA
- a CDS encoding urea amidolyase associated protein UAAP1 — protein MTTSTADPFGARDHARAMTGTRVEAMPTLPAAASDAPGDIVWEETIAPAGYASRRIARGTRLRLVDLAGDACASMLVFNAETPTERLNVADTLKVQWNGYLGAGRLLLSDMGRVMMTILEDDAGTHDAFCGASNEASNTRLYGSGKNYGPQPNARDRFMLGVAKHGLGRKDVHPCVNWFKGVRIAEDGSTDPQIGPFAPGRTLLLRAEMELIVVIANCPHVLDARPAFTVTPLRATAWRGAPASEDDAIRTATPEGLRAFLNTEDLYAR, from the coding sequence ATGACCACCAGCACCGCCGATCCGTTCGGCGCCCGCGACCACGCCCGCGCGATGACGGGCACCCGGGTCGAGGCGATGCCCACCCTCCCCGCCGCCGCATCCGACGCGCCCGGCGACATCGTCTGGGAAGAGACGATCGCGCCCGCCGGCTATGCCTCGCGCCGCATCGCGCGCGGCACGCGGCTGCGGCTCGTCGATCTCGCGGGCGACGCCTGCGCGTCGATGCTGGTCTTCAACGCCGAGACGCCGACCGAGCGGCTGAACGTCGCCGACACGCTCAAGGTGCAGTGGAACGGCTATCTCGGCGCCGGCCGGCTGCTGCTGTCCGACATGGGCCGCGTGATGATGACGATCCTCGAGGACGATGCCGGCACGCACGACGCGTTCTGCGGCGCGTCCAACGAAGCATCGAACACGCGGCTCTATGGCAGCGGCAAGAATTACGGCCCCCAGCCCAACGCGCGCGATCGCTTCATGCTCGGTGTCGCCAAGCACGGGCTCGGCCGCAAGGACGTCCACCCGTGCGTCAACTGGTTCAAGGGCGTCCGCATCGCCGAGGACGGATCGACCGATCCCCAGATCGGCCCCTTCGCGCCCGGCCGCACGCTGCTGCTGCGTGCCGAGATGGAGCTGATCGTCGTGATCGCCAACTGCCCGCACGTGCTCGACGCGCGGCCCGCCTTCACCGTCACGCCGTTGCGCGCGACTGCGTGGCGCGGCGCACCGGCATCGGAAGACGACGCGATCCGCACCGCGACGCCGGAGGGCCTGCGCGCCTTCCTCAACACCGAAGATCTGTATGCGCGCTGA
- a CDS encoding ABC transporter ATP-binding protein, with amino-acid sequence MTPLLELRNVWVEYGEKIVLERVSLSIAERSFVAVVGPSGAGKSTFLRLILGQEAPTRGQLLLDGVPMRAACGPDRGVVFQRYSVFPHLTALRNVMFGIECAQAPFAARLFGAQRRAARDTAIEMLTAVGLEHSLDVYPAQMSGGMQQRLAIAQALVKHPRILLLDEPFGALDPGIRLDMHALITRLWAEHGLTIVMVTHDIGEAFKLGTRVLAFDKRRTDPHAPHRFGAAVTYDLPLDRKTATPSAEAPSAEALADLLQKDLA; translated from the coding sequence ATGACCCCGCTTCTCGAACTCCGCAACGTGTGGGTCGAATATGGCGAGAAGATCGTGCTCGAGCGCGTCTCGCTGTCGATCGCCGAGCGCAGCTTCGTCGCGGTGGTCGGTCCGTCGGGCGCGGGCAAGAGCACCTTCCTCCGCCTGATCCTCGGCCAGGAGGCGCCGACGCGCGGCCAGTTGCTGCTCGACGGCGTACCGATGCGCGCCGCCTGCGGCCCCGATCGCGGCGTCGTGTTCCAGCGTTACTCGGTGTTCCCGCACCTCACCGCACTCCGCAACGTGATGTTCGGGATCGAATGTGCGCAGGCGCCGTTCGCCGCCCGGCTGTTCGGTGCGCAGCGGCGCGCGGCGCGCGACACCGCGATCGAGATGCTGACCGCGGTCGGGCTCGAACACAGCCTCGACGTCTACCCCGCGCAGATGTCGGGTGGGATGCAGCAACGGCTCGCGATCGCGCAGGCGCTGGTCAAACATCCGCGCATCCTGTTGCTCGACGAGCCGTTCGGCGCGCTCGACCCCGGTATCCGCCTCGACATGCACGCGCTCATCACCCGGCTATGGGCCGAACACGGGCTGACCATCGTCATGGTGACGCACGACATCGGCGAGGCGTTCAAGCTCGGCACGCGCGTGCTCGCCTTCGACAAGCGCCGCACCGATCCGCACGCGCCGCACCGGTTCGGCGCGGCGGTCACCTACGACCTGCCGCTCGACCGCAAGACCGCGACACCCTCCGCCGAAGCCCCCTCTGCCGAGGCGCTCGCCGACCTTCTACAGAAAGATCTCGCATGA
- a CDS encoding TetR/AcrR family transcriptional regulator, translating to MGRRSDHSRDELRALILDAGTALMAEKGFAAFSAREVAKRIGYTIGTIHNVFGNVDGLLTAINTATFADWADTLTASLDTAGEDRIAALVTGYFAFARDNPHRWAAIYDHRPACETLTAEQEATRGRLMLIVAAEVAGALGRPVDATLGTFARSLVATVHGHCSFAITGSWAAMGQHDPESVALRRVRESLAAERGRH from the coding sequence ATGGGCAGACGATCCGACCATAGCCGCGACGAACTGCGCGCGTTGATTCTCGACGCGGGTACCGCGCTCATGGCCGAAAAGGGGTTCGCCGCCTTCTCCGCGCGCGAGGTCGCCAAGCGCATCGGCTATACGATCGGGACGATCCACAACGTCTTCGGCAATGTCGATGGCCTGCTGACCGCGATCAACACCGCGACGTTCGCCGACTGGGCGGACACGCTGACCGCGAGCCTCGACACCGCCGGCGAGGACCGGATCGCGGCCCTGGTTACCGGCTATTTCGCGTTCGCGCGCGACAACCCGCACCGCTGGGCGGCAATCTACGACCACCGGCCGGCATGCGAGACGTTGACGGCCGAACAGGAGGCGACGCGGGGGCGGCTGATGCTGATCGTCGCGGCGGAGGTGGCCGGCGCACTCGGCCGGCCCGTGGATGCGACGCTCGGGACCTTCGCGCGCTCGCTCGTCGCGACCGTCCACGGTCATTGCAGTTTCGCGATCACCGGGTCCTGGGCGGCGATGGGCCAGCACGACCCCGAGAGCGTCGCGCTGAGGCGCGTGCGCGAGAGCCTTGCTGCCGAGCGGGGCCGACACTGA
- a CDS encoding putative urea ABC transporter substrate-binding protein — MRGRPWLTSIGAVAVLLSLNACGSKPAGSANADAGTARTEFKIGWSIYTGWMPWAYAQQTGIVKKWADKYGIDIRLVQVNDYVESVNQYAAGKLDGVVATTMDALTIPAAGGKDTTVLLIGDYSNGNDGVVLKNGRTMADIKGRSVKLVELSVSHFLLARGLEQSGMTLADVKTVNTGDADIVGAFASPGVNAVATWNPQLATIRAEPGATQVFDSSKIPNEILDTMNVSTETLKANPNLGKALAGIWYETMAIIARDDSAGKAARAAMAKAAGTTPASFDDQLKTTHLYATAKDAVAYAENPDLITVTDRVRRFSFAHGLFGPGAKSVDAIGISFAGGKALGDQKNVKLRFDPSYMKMAADGKL; from the coding sequence ATGCGGGGTCGACCGTGGCTCACCAGCATCGGCGCGGTAGCCGTCTTGCTGTCGCTCAACGCCTGCGGCAGCAAGCCGGCGGGGTCCGCCAACGCGGACGCCGGCACCGCCAGGACGGAGTTCAAGATCGGTTGGTCGATCTATACGGGCTGGATGCCTTGGGCCTATGCCCAGCAGACCGGCATCGTGAAGAAATGGGCCGACAAATACGGAATCGATATCCGCCTGGTCCAGGTCAACGACTATGTGGAGTCGGTGAACCAGTACGCCGCGGGCAAGCTGGACGGCGTCGTCGCCACGACGATGGACGCGCTGACCATCCCGGCGGCGGGCGGCAAGGACACCACGGTCCTGCTGATCGGCGACTATTCGAACGGCAATGACGGCGTCGTGCTCAAGAACGGCCGGACGATGGCCGACATCAAGGGTCGCTCGGTCAAGCTCGTCGAGCTGTCGGTGTCGCACTTCCTGCTCGCGCGCGGGCTCGAGCAGAGCGGGATGACGCTCGCCGACGTGAAGACGGTGAACACCGGCGACGCCGATATCGTCGGCGCATTCGCCTCGCCCGGCGTCAACGCGGTGGCGACCTGGAACCCCCAGCTCGCGACGATCCGCGCCGAGCCCGGGGCTACGCAGGTGTTCGACAGTTCGAAGATCCCCAACGAGATCCTCGACACGATGAACGTCAGCACCGAGACGCTGAAGGCCAATCCGAACCTCGGCAAGGCGCTCGCCGGCATCTGGTACGAGACGATGGCGATCATCGCGCGCGACGACTCCGCGGGCAAGGCCGCGCGCGCCGCGATGGCCAAGGCGGCGGGCACGACCCCGGCCAGTTTCGACGACCAGCTCAAGACGACGCATCTCTACGCCACCGCGAAGGATGCCGTCGCCTATGCCGAGAATCCGGACCTGATCACGGTTACCGACCGCGTCCGCCGCTTCAGCTTCGCGCACGGCCTGTTCGGACCCGGCGCCAAGTCGGTCGACGCGATCGGCATCAGCTTCGCCGGCGGCAAGGCGCTCGGCGACCAGAAGAACGTGAAGCTGCGGTTCGACCCGAGCTACATGAAGATGGCAGCGGACGGGAAGCTCTAG
- a CDS encoding zinc ribbon domain-containing protein: MSFCNQCGTELPVGANFCTNCGAAVTIATAGADRRASDPGAPIGDRSPQSDFPTRAAPAQPIVAGARGAGWILPALVAVAVLIIGYLLLTPKATDRAERGGAAVAAADGEGTRERAGADRRAVDDASDAASVAGANTRAGASVSAAVLDSAFNSDPAGAALRYPGPVRVSGTIATMVQPGRTPSLSLEGRTRFNFMIVEFPEGYRTRLAPLAKGQFVSVACDQVRALGGTTILSGCLLT; encoded by the coding sequence ATGTCCTTCTGCAACCAATGTGGCACCGAGCTGCCGGTCGGCGCGAACTTCTGTACGAACTGCGGCGCTGCCGTCACCATCGCCACGGCCGGGGCCGACCGGCGCGCGTCGGATCCGGGCGCACCCATCGGTGATCGGTCGCCACAATCCGACTTTCCGACCCGTGCCGCACCCGCCCAGCCGATCGTGGCGGGTGCACGCGGGGCGGGCTGGATCCTGCCTGCGCTGGTCGCGGTGGCGGTCCTGATCATCGGCTATCTGCTGCTGACGCCCAAGGCGACGGATCGGGCAGAGCGGGGCGGCGCGGCCGTCGCCGCGGCGGACGGGGAGGGCACAAGGGAGCGTGCGGGCGCCGATCGCCGCGCGGTCGACGACGCGTCCGACGCTGCGTCGGTCGCGGGCGCCAATACGCGCGCCGGCGCCAGCGTGTCGGCAGCCGTGCTCGACTCGGCGTTCAACAGCGATCCGGCGGGCGCGGCGTTGCGCTATCCCGGGCCGGTCCGCGTATCGGGAACGATCGCGACGATGGTCCAGCCGGGCCGCACCCCGTCGCTCTCGCTGGAAGGGCGGACGCGGTTCAATTTCATGATCGTCGAATTCCCCGAAGGCTATCGCACGCGCCTCGCGCCGCTCGCCAAGGGCCAGTTCGTCAGCGTCGCCTGCGACCAGGTCCGCGCGCTGGGCGGTACGACGATCCTGTCGGGGTGCCTGCTGACCTGA
- a CDS encoding urea amidolyase associated protein UAAP2, giving the protein MTDMTLPGTIRHDETVPARSPWMHRIAAGETLRIIDLEGNQAVDFLLYAAADDSERYSAQDTIAAQANLFLRTGAVLLSNEGRPMMTITGTNVAYHDTIGGACSCESNTLRYGHHTKSQHSCVDNFLDANVRAGRGKRDMVSNINFFMNVPVEADGTLGIVDGISAPGLTVDLRAEMDVIVVVSNCPQINNPCNGFNPTPVRMLVAS; this is encoded by the coding sequence ATGACCGATATGACGCTTCCCGGCACCATCCGCCACGACGAGACCGTTCCCGCCCGCTCGCCGTGGATGCACCGCATCGCCGCGGGCGAAACCCTGCGCATCATCGACCTCGAGGGCAACCAGGCGGTCGACTTCCTGCTCTACGCCGCCGCCGACGATTCCGAGCGCTACAGCGCGCAGGACACGATCGCCGCGCAGGCCAACCTGTTCCTGCGGACGGGCGCGGTGCTGCTATCGAACGAAGGCCGGCCGATGATGACGATCACCGGCACCAACGTCGCCTATCACGACACGATCGGCGGCGCGTGCTCGTGCGAGTCCAACACGCTCCGCTACGGCCATCACACCAAGTCGCAGCATAGCTGCGTCGACAATTTCCTCGACGCCAACGTCCGCGCCGGCCGCGGCAAGCGCGACATGGTGTCGAACATCAACTTCTTCATGAACGTGCCGGTCGAAGCCGACGGGACGCTCGGCATCGTCGACGGCATTTCCGCGCCCGGCCTGACCGTCGATCTGCGCGCCGAGATGGACGTGATCGTCGTCGTCTCGAACTGCCCGCAGATCAACAACCCGTGCAACGGCTTTAACCCGACCCCCGTCCGCATGCTGGTGGCATCGTGA
- a CDS encoding LysR family transcriptional regulator, which translates to MLPDKTFASRVDWNLLRTFVEIVRAGGIGAAARKLNKQQPSISAALKRLEDQVGVQLLNRSSTGVEMTAAGTALLGLCEDMLEAARMVPHQIAQATKRIEGVVRIQLISAVTSREFDDAIASFHRRNPNIHIEIRVSPWRAVLDALEHGEAEIGVGYDSNVRGGLVYEPLFVERQQVYCSRSHPLFGHRVARLGELKDEGFVLTGDDELDTITRLRRRYHLGTKVNGLAEDINEASRLIALGVGIGFLPVLSAADAVAKGRLWPLLHADAEPSYDIFLLARAEPSRDTATQLFLDEVLRRHRAQSKA; encoded by the coding sequence ATGCTGCCCGACAAGACGTTCGCCAGCCGCGTCGACTGGAACCTGCTGCGCACCTTCGTCGAGATCGTCCGCGCGGGCGGCATCGGCGCGGCGGCGCGCAAGCTCAACAAGCAGCAACCGAGCATCAGCGCCGCGCTCAAGCGGCTCGAGGACCAGGTCGGGGTCCAGCTGCTCAACCGCTCCTCGACGGGCGTCGAGATGACCGCCGCGGGCACCGCGCTGCTCGGCCTGTGCGAGGACATGCTCGAGGCGGCGCGGATGGTGCCGCACCAGATCGCGCAGGCGACCAAGCGGATCGAGGGCGTCGTCCGCATCCAGCTCATCTCCGCGGTCACGTCGCGCGAGTTCGACGACGCGATTGCGAGCTTCCACCGCCGCAATCCCAACATCCACATCGAGATCCGCGTCTCGCCATGGCGCGCGGTGCTCGACGCGCTCGAACATGGCGAGGCCGAGATCGGGGTCGGCTATGACAGCAACGTCCGCGGCGGGCTGGTCTACGAACCGCTCTTCGTCGAGCGCCAGCAGGTCTATTGTTCGCGCAGCCACCCGCTGTTCGGGCACCGCGTCGCGCGTCTGGGCGAATTGAAGGACGAGGGCTTCGTCCTGACCGGCGACGACGAACTCGACACGATCACCCGACTGCGCCGCCGCTATCATCTCGGGACGAAGGTCAACGGGCTCGCCGAGGATATCAATGAGGCGAGCCGGCTGATCGCGCTGGGCGTAGGCATCGGCTTCCTGCCGGTACTCTCCGCGGCGGACGCCGTCGCGAAGGGACGCCTGTGGCCCCTGCTCCATGCGGATGCGGAGCCGTCCTACGACATCTTCCTGCTCGCCCGCGCCGAACCCTCGCGGGACACCGCGACCCAGTTGTTCCTCGACGAAGTGCTCCGCCGCCACCGTGCACAGAGCAAGGCATAG